Proteins from one Paenibacillus amylolyticus genomic window:
- the sigH gene encoding RNA polymerase sporulation sigma factor SigH translates to MSVDLKDIMLSKYDYQSDEDIVEAFREGESEALEFLINKYRNFVRAKARSYFLIGADREDIIQEGMIGLYKSIRDFKGDKLASFKAFAELCITRQIITAIKTATRQKHIPLNSYVSLDKPIYDEESDRTLLDVICGTQVSDPEELIINQEEFVGLEDKMSEILSDLERKVLMLYLDGRSYQEIAVDLDRHVKSIDNALQRVKRKLEKYLEVRDN, encoded by the coding sequence GTGAGTGTCGACCTCAAAGATATCATGTTGTCCAAGTATGATTACCAAAGTGACGAAGACATTGTAGAAGCTTTCCGAGAAGGCGAAAGCGAAGCGTTAGAGTTTTTGATTAACAAATATCGTAACTTTGTACGCGCCAAGGCAAGATCTTATTTTCTGATTGGGGCAGACCGGGAAGATATCATTCAAGAAGGAATGATTGGCCTTTATAAATCCATCCGTGATTTCAAAGGGGACAAGTTGGCTTCGTTCAAGGCTTTCGCTGAACTGTGCATTACAAGACAGATCATCACGGCAATTAAGACGGCCACACGTCAGAAACATATTCCGCTTAATTCTTATGTATCTCTGGACAAGCCTATTTATGACGAAGAGTCTGATCGTACGTTACTCGATGTGATTTGTGGAACCCAGGTCAGTGATCCGGAAGAGTTGATTATCAATCAGGAAGAGTTTGTCGGCCTGGAAGATAAAATGTCCGAGATTCTAAGTGATCTGGAACGTAAAGTATTGATGTTGTATCTGGACGGGAGATCTTATCAAGAGATTGCAGTTGATTTGGACAGACATGTGAAGTCCATTGATAACGCACTTCAACGCGTCAAGCGCAAACTTGAAAAGTACCTGGAAGTTCGAGATAATTAA
- the rpmG gene encoding 50S ribosomal protein L33 gives MRVIITLACTNCKQRNYTTTKNKRNHPDRMEMKKFCKFCNEQTSHRETR, from the coding sequence ATGCGGGTAATTATTACTTTGGCTTGTACTAACTGCAAACAAAGAAATTACACTACGACAAAAAACAAGCGTAATCACCCCGACCGCATGGAGATGAAGAAATTTTGCAAGTTTTGTAACGAGCAGACTTCTCATCGCGAAACCAGATAG
- the secE gene encoding preprotein translocase subunit SecE yields the protein MKRSFKSLISFFSESWAELKKVRWPNRKELTNYTLIVLGTVVVMTLFFWVIDIGISFVIEAII from the coding sequence GTGAAACGAAGTTTCAAATCTCTGATTTCCTTTTTCTCAGAAAGCTGGGCTGAACTTAAAAAAGTTCGCTGGCCTAATCGTAAAGAGCTGACCAACTACACATTGATCGTACTTGGTACTGTTGTGGTTATGACGCTGTTTTTTTGGGTCATTGACATTGGCATCTCCTTTGTGATCGAAGCGATTATTTAA
- the rplK gene encoding 50S ribosomal protein L11, whose protein sequence is MAKKVIKMVKLQIPAGKANPAPPVGPALGQAGVNIMAFCKEFNARTADQAGLIIPVEISVFEDRSFTFITKTPPAAVLLKVAAKVEKGSGEPNKKKVATVKRDAVRQIAETKMPDLNAADVESAMRMVEGTARSMGITIED, encoded by the coding sequence ATGGCGAAAAAAGTTATTAAAATGGTAAAACTGCAGATTCCAGCAGGTAAAGCAAACCCAGCACCACCAGTAGGTCCAGCTTTGGGTCAAGCAGGTGTCAACATCATGGCATTCTGTAAAGAATTCAACGCTCGTACAGCTGATCAAGCAGGATTGATTATTCCAGTTGAAATTTCTGTATTCGAGGACCGTTCCTTTACTTTCATCACTAAAACTCCACCAGCAGCAGTTCTGTTGAAAGTGGCAGCTAAAGTTGAAAAAGGATCCGGCGAACCGAACAAGAAAAAAGTTGCTACTGTTAAACGTGATGCGGTTCGTCAAATCGCAGAAACAAAAATGCCTGACCTGAATGCAGCAGACGTTGAGTCCGCTATGCGTATGGTCGAAGGTACTGCCCGCAGCATGGGTATCACCATCGAAGACTAA
- the rplJ gene encoding 50S ribosomal protein L10, whose translation MANAKVIQAKQESVDAVTAKLRESVTTVVVDYRGLNVAQVTELRKQLREAGIEFQVLKNSLLRRAAAAAELTELDSVLTGPTAIAFSADDVVAPAKILNDFAKKNDALELKGAIVEGRVIGVQEVKALAELPSRDGLLSMLLSVLQAPVRNFALAVKAVAEKEEQGA comes from the coding sequence TTGGCAAACGCAAAAGTGATTCAAGCAAAACAAGAGTCCGTTGATGCAGTAACAGCAAAATTGCGCGAGAGCGTGACAACAGTTGTTGTTGACTATCGTGGATTGAACGTTGCCCAAGTAACTGAGCTGCGTAAGCAACTTCGTGAAGCAGGGATCGAATTCCAAGTGCTGAAAAACTCGTTGCTTCGCCGTGCAGCTGCAGCAGCAGAACTGACAGAACTCGATAGTGTTCTTACAGGTCCTACTGCAATTGCATTCAGCGCAGATGACGTTGTGGCTCCAGCTAAAATTCTGAACGACTTCGCGAAAAAGAACGATGCATTGGAATTGAAAGGTGCTATCGTAGAAGGTCGCGTAATCGGAGTACAAGAAGTTAAGGCGTTGGCAGAACTGCCATCCCGCGATGGACTCCTTTCCATGCTCCTCAGCGTGCTTCAAGCGCCAGTGCGCAACTTCGCGCTTGCGGTTAAAGCAGTTGCAGAAAAAGAAGAACAAGGCGCGTAA